The stretch of DNA AAAGTTATATGTAATTCATTACAAATCAGttgttttattattaaacaaaaaattattgctTGGAATGaatttctcaagatcataaatatatttataacaaaacaatataaattatttacaatGTATTAACTGAAAGAATTATAACACGATTATTCTTAATAAATTATACACTCACTTTTTTTAGTTGGATACAAGTAATAATTAACTAACAAAACATAGAAAGCTGGAATAATAGTCATGTTTGTACTATCCAAAAGTTaccataaattataattatcaaaattatcaaaatcagACTGATAGTTAATTCCATCAGTATATTAGATCActgaattattaatttaaattagattatTGATTGAATCGGTAACTAGATAATAAttaaacaattatataaaattgtattttattctttttataataaatattttttaaactttattttatattaaattaattattatttttaatttcgaTCATTCATTAAGTAGTTTATACCTATTACATACTTCGAGTATTTATTAAGACAATATCATATAAttatagaaacaaaaaatatattaagatttaataaataatgtttctgtcttcttttaatttataaaaatttaaaaaattaatatttattttatcagttatgtataattaaaaaatacaaataatttgagaaaaaataatttgaaatcaaaattaaattaatataaaataatttaattgaagatggtatatgatatatattaattaatatttaaatcacAAATCGAATTGACAGTAGACTAGACCATTAGTTTAACAGTTCTTTAGACGAACCGACGGATTAATTCAATCTGATTTTAACAATACTACCATAAATAAAATTCTTGTAATTCGATTCGAAAGAGACTAATGTAAATAAGAAAAtactcaaataattaatattctaatattaacAAGTGTATCAATCAAGATAAACCTCATTAATATTCAAATACCCTAATATTATTCTCTAATATTTCCTCTCAAACCCAATTTACATTacaaaaacatgcaaaaatTCGGAATGAGTAAGTTGCTTTGAGAATATAATACAAATTACTATCTATTTTTCTCTCTTGACTATTTATTTgaattgaagaataaaatacCTTTGCTTTTTACCATTCgaaaatttctaataaaatcttaactattgaaataattagtttaaGCGACCTCTAATACATTAACAGGTCACCCTTTATAAAGACTGCAtaaactaattatttaaatagtcagatattaattaaaaaaaatttaattatagaaaaatattttgtttttggaaCAAATATTGCAGATGTTATGCACAGGACGTGGCGATAAGTATGCGCATCACACAACAATGTTGATACTGGAACAGTTGAAGGCATATTCTTGGGATGCAAAAGCACTCATAGTTCAAGCAGCATTTGCCTTGGAGTTTGGAAAACTATCCCATATTCCACAAAGTCAAAGTCAAAGTCAAAGTCAAGGTGAAGTAGTTGACCAACTCCTGGAAGTTGAAAAGTCATTGGCGGAGTTGAACGGGCTTCCAAGCCTCCGGCAGAAGTCAGAAGAGCTTGTTATTTTGAATGGTTTGGTGAAGAAGGTAATGCAAATGATTGGATGCATCAGAGAGTGGAAGGAGCTGATAAGTAAAGAATATGAGATAAAAGAAGTTCCAATCTTGTCTCAAACTTTGCATCAGATCCCTGTCATTGTTTATTGGACCATCTTCACCTTTGTCACTTGTACTGCTCAAATTAATTACTTCACTACCACTCATCATACCAAGTAAGCTTTATTATTTACGCTAAtgtttgtatttattaattttaagataaaaattcacttacagttatttttatgtgaagttgatatttaagaatataaaaattatggtctaataattttaagttattaacttcacataaaaataagaataatttattgttttaaataaattgGTAATCAATTTTACCAAAATACACATTTTACAAAGTGGATACCGAAATGCATTTTTTCTATAAACTATGTAAACTGCAATAAAGATATCGCAGTTTACGAAATGTACGTAATCAGGGGCGTCGTGGATTACGTTAAAAAAACATCACATAAACCGCTATAGAGGTGTCACGATTTATGTGTGTGTGTTGCAGATGGAATAGAGGGCAAAAACGCTATCCGGTATACGCTAAACACCTTACTCATGATATAACAAGTGAACACCTATTTGTAGCAGTTCATGCACGTTTGCAACGCACACATAAATCGCGACGACACCCCTATAGCGATTTatgtgatatttttttaacaacgtAATCTGCGACACCTGTAGAGACATTTCGTAAAAAGCAATACTCCGATCGCAgtttacatattttataaaaaaaaaagcattttGATATCCACTTGACAAAATGTgtattatgataaaattaattaccaATTTATTTAAAACAGTAAATTACCCTAAAAATAATTGTGTAAATCTtcactaattaataaatactaaataatacaaatttgagctattttagataattttttttcttccaaatattattatattacttaTTACTTAACCATTTCATTATTCCTTTTTCTCTAGTCatccatttttttaaaacacaaTGGTAGCGGTACTGAAAATGATATTCAAACtgtaattttattcatttatttttatctatttcatCTTTTAAGTTCTCaattttaagttaatatttttaataaatactaattttaatatgtataattaatattatccaAAATATATTGAATACGTTTTATCTTTTTAGAATATTAAATAATGcatttgaatataaatttttcgTTTTAAAAACTAGAAGAATatatttattcttccatgtATACATTTTCTTAATTAAGTTTTAAGTaagaaaaattctttttaacaaATGAGTTATAGTAGTCTTTTTATACTcatctaagaaaaaaaaattctttttaatttttagtacgGTAAGATATTTATACTTAGCTTGATAGAATTCTTTGAAAAAAGcttcactttatttttttatttagtaaataaaaaaaattatgtatatttatatttattataattgatttaaattttaaaaattattttatcaaatataattattattattgcttgtactttttaaaaattattttaattttgtttattaaatatAAGTGTTACAACtagaaatttatcttttaaaaaccaattttaataAGTTATTTTCTAAAAGTTAAAAAGTTAAAGCAAGTCATGAAtgcatttaatttttaaaacaattaatatattattactcTATATTGTAAAACACGTATCCAAAATATTTAACCTTTAGGTTTCCTTCTTTACAAAAGCAACcctctaatttttatatttttccataTAAAGAGTacaatttaattactaaaattgtTTCCATAATCCAGCAGGGATAACAGATATGAATTGCCCAAGCATTTTGATCATAGGCTTGATGGTATTCTTAAAAGTTTTCAGGAAAACCTAGAAGACTGCAAGAAACAAATAGGTTAGTTATGACTTATGATTGTTAATACACACACTTTTTTACggaaatatttgataataaaaagaattaaccaaaaataatatgaatttacgttatttagtatttattaattattgttaaaattaataaatattaaatatgataaattaaaaaaaattgtctttcAAACATTATCGTCTATTATATTAGACTAAAGTgaaattcaggtgcagtcgacttcacgtgaagttgatagttgagagtcgttagataaaaatttagttaaatcagttaaatcatctaataactctcaactatcaattttACGTAAAATCGATTGTACCTAAATTTTCACCTTAGTCCAAAGTAACTAGCAATTGATGTCAATTTCTAATAAAACATTTTGTGTGAACCCTAATACAGAAGCAATAGAAGATTACACGAAGCGTAAGAATATCATTTACGGTGGCAATAAAGATATTGTGAGGGTTTTGAGAGCTCTTATCATCTCCACTCATCAGTACTCGGACTCAAGGCAAATAGTTTATTGTGGCCTCAATGGACAACcggtaacaaaataaaatttatcaatgaCTCTGTATTTATTAGGCTTAATTACTCtttaatttcatcaaatttttaattaagttgttataatttaaaattcgtAATTTGGTATTtgtattagataaaaaaatagattctttttaactaatattttggttaaaaaatatttttttgtttggaatatttatttatgtgttGAAGTAGGATGAATTACGAAATATTTTAAGTgtaaatattttagtattattttgttttattttttaaaaataacaactaataagaatttaattaaaagtttttatttaatataaaaatttaattaaaaattaaaaNNNNNNNNNNNNNNNNNNNNNNNNNNNNNNNNNNNNNNNNNNNNNNNNNNNNNNNNNNNNNNNNNNNNNNNNNNNNNNNNNNNNNNNNNNNNNNNNNNNNNNNNNNNNNNNNNNNNNNNNNNNNNNNNNNNNNNNNacgtatatttatacataaataaataataactaatttaattgttgatattttatatatatctaatatttcttttaaaaatttgataaaattatataagctaacaaagtaattaaatcaCTTATTTACTACCACCCTATCCCttattattatatttctatGTTGTTCATCTTTTCGACTATTTATGAGTGGTGGTGTTTTTTTTAGGAATACCCGAACCAATTCTCAAATTTCAGTCGGATAATTTAGtccttaataaattttaattattaaattaatcataaattttttatttcattaaataaattaatttccaaGTATTAGAGACTAAGAACTCACCTATATGAAAAAACAAAtctataaattttgaaaatttgtagACTATCATgtgttttttaaataataataaaaattgatgggataaaattattatcatctaaaagatgaatttgatatagaaactaatttatttagatgaaaAATTGGTGACTGatttaacttattttctttAGGTATGTTTCCTTATTTATTGTCACGTCATACTAACCAACCAGTATCAGAAAATTGTTCATTAATCTGttaattaacaaaaatcttAATTGGCATGTATGTAATTTGCATAGTAGTTAAATTTcgatttaacttttaaaaatcttttatattatGATTTTAAATGAGTCAATCAATTTTATTGAGTTGTCGTGTCCGCGTGTCGGACATATTTCGGACACGACACTAGTCCAACACGCGTGTCTACTGCTGTGTTCAAtcatatcttaataaaaaataaaaaattcattttcaaacACATTTGGACACTTCTATATACCATCACGTATTAACGTTTCCAGTCTTATTCTTagcatttatttttaaaataaatttaaatatagtatatattatcatttattacaataaaaaatattttaaatacttgatataattaaaataagatattaaaagtaattaaaatttttaatttatattttaatgtcaataaaatataaaaatatcgttacaatttatctaaaaaaaatactttatattttatattgtatatGTATGCGTGTCCTgtgtcttataaaattttaaaattcggcAGTGTCCGTGCATAATAGCTTGTTAAGATTCGTTTTACGTACTTAATTTACATTTTCGATTTTAcgtaaatttcaattttttctacCTTGGACTGATCTGAGATTAATTACTATGATGGCATAGGTGAAAATTGAGGACCTGAAGAAGAAGCATGTGTTGTTGTTCATCTCAGGCCTGGAGAACATTCAAGATGAAATTAAGCTCTTAAAGGGAATATATGAAAAGCTGAAAGAGGAACCAAGAGAAGTAGAGGGGTATAGGAAAGAGGATTTCAAGATTCTTTGGATCCCCATTGTGGATGAATGgaatgaaagaaacaaaaaagatttgGAGAAGATGTTGGAGGACACTAAGATTGGATGGTATGTGGTgaaagatttcaatttcaaaactGGGATGCGTCTTATCAGAGAGGTGTTCAAATACAAAGACAAATCAATTATCCCACTCTTAAGTCCTCAAGGTCAGGTGGAAAACGATGATACCAAACTTCTTCTTTCTGTTTGGGGGATTGATGGCTTCCCCTTCAAGGCTTCTGATTACACTCGTCTCACTCAACAATGGAACTGGTTTTGGAATGAAATCACAAAACTCAATCCAAGGATGAAAGACTTTGTAAGTTCATTCTATGCATATGGGATTTATAGGATAATAATCAAATTTGTCCCTgaaagattatttatttttcaaattagttctcaaataatttttttagtcataataatccttaaaagataaaatataagtCAAATTGATTCTTCTGTTAGTTAGATGATAACGTGTTACATTAAATGCCACGTGACACTTAACGTGACATGTCATTGTCTAACTAACAAAATGATCAATTTGACTTACGTTTTATCTTTTAAAGGccaatataactaaaaaatcatttgagaactaatttaaaaattgagtgatctttcagggacgaatttgactattaacccTATATGAAAgtgaaaataacaaatataagcGTATAAATATTAATGTTAATAATAAGgtaaaaactcaggtgcagtcgaattcacgtgaagttgatagttgagagccattagatgaaaatttagtcaaatcatctaacgactctcagttatcaacttcacgtgaagtcgactgcacctgagtttccacctaataATAATTTACAAAATTACTCTTATCATTAATAGTTTAGTAGGTATTACTAATATTATTGAGGTTGAGTTGAGTGTGATATAActagagaataaaaaaatcggCAAtactggaaaaacaaaaaaaaatagccaaaacttgtcttatttaacatttattaattattacaataataaatgaatgttaaataaaaCAAGTTCTGCATGTTGGTGTACGCCTAACAAAGTTGTATTTAATAATAGGGAGTAATGAGTTTATTTGGTACTTTAGTACATTGGATATAATTAGTGAGAAACAAATTTCAGATTGAAGACGATTATTATATCTTCATCTTTGGAGGGACGTCCAGCAAATGGATCGAAGAGTTTGAGACAGCTTTGAACACTTTGAAAAGGCAGATAGAAACCACTGTCCCAATCGAATTATATCGACTAGGGAGGGATGATTCCAGGGTGGTTCCACGCTTCTGGATCGCCATAGACAGCTTGCTAGCCAACAGGAAACACACGAAGGGTGGCGGCGGCGAGGGCGTTATGGACTTTTCAACAAGAGAGATGAAGAGGTTGTTGTTTCTTAAACAAGACCCAAAAGGGTGGGTCATACTTAGCAAAGGGTCAAATGTGAAGCTTCTTGGTCAAGGCGAGGTCATGTATCGAACGGTCAAAGAATTCGAGAAGTGGCCAAGGAAGTTGGACGACCAAGAAGTAAGCTTTGATGTTGCATTCAAAGAATACTATGAGAGGATCAAGCTTAAAGATGGTCCTCCCAAATGTGAGCATAGCGAAATTACATACCCCTCTGATATCCTTGCACGCATTCCATGCCCAAATGTTGATTGTGGCCGTTCAATGGAGGTCACATCTGTTAACTACAAGTGCTGCCATGGTCTTGAACAACCTAATGTTGCTCCTAGGAGTAACTTATGTTGAGTCAATTGAGCATgccatgcatgcatgcatgctcGAGTtatatttactttaatttaatgTGTTGTTATATTCGTAGTTAATGTTTACAAATGCATGTCTATGGTGTGTGGTCATTTATTTACCTAAGACTGGGCAAGGCTAGCTAGTAAATAATGGccttcatgcaatttaatttgCCTTATTAATGTTATAGAATAATTTGTTTGAATAAACTGATAATTTTGTTGGTATATGGCTGCTTACATTACCTCCTCCACCAGCAATATTTCTCTTAGAATAAAATCACAAATAAACCACtgaaaatgacaaataaaacgCTTTTAAATTAACCCCTCTTATTAGAATTAAAAACCATAATTTAGCATTAAAAAACGTAATTTAAACTAACTTGTCCATATTtgctattttaaaaaaacttattgatgctttttttcttttaaagacTAATATGTTCAAAATATAAACCATCAGAATTTAGGATATagatcttctaaattttgaatttcactttagaaaataaaatataatctctCAAATTTAGTTGAGAAAGAAACTATTTAAAGATAGAAGTTCACACTTTACCCTCTAAAGTACAAACTCTAAAgtacaaattcaaaatttagaaaatctaAATCCCAGAATTTATGTCACTTTACTCTTTCTCTTATAAGCAAAACAATGCTATTGCGAAAATgaacattttatatatattcctTTGTCATAAACATCAGCACCGTGTTTCCCCATCTTTCATTGAAGAATATTCCTAAGATATTTTCAATAACCTCCAATAACACCGCTGGATAATCTAATATAATCAGATCTTAAACCAAACATAACTACAAAAGCATCTCAATACATTGCCACTTGAAAGCCAGTGCTAAACACATGCCATATATCACATAAAACAAAACAGTCTAAAACATAGACGATAAGTCTTAGGCTAACATGGCTAAGTCTACCAGTATCCAGAGTTAGATAGATAGTTAGATAGATAGCTAGCTAGATCTGAGCATGGTTTTTATGTACAAGCATTGCTTTCTCTCATAAGCAACTGAGACACGTCAGCAGAAGAACATTGAGTTGGAAACACTGTCCTGCAATTTCGGCAACTGCGGGACAGGGACAGCTCCAGCGGCACTCAGTCCACCATGACTTGAGGATGTCTCAGATTTGTCTTCAAATTTGAGGAAGTGCCCCACCTGGGTTGCAGCCAAGTGTGCGTAGCATATTGGAGCAACTGCGTAGGAGAAAAAATAGTACAAGTGTGTCAATCACAATTAAATCAG from Arachis duranensis cultivar V14167 chromosome 4, aradu.V14167.gnm2.J7QH, whole genome shotgun sequence encodes:
- the LOC107482476 gene encoding protein SIEVE ELEMENT OCCLUSION B-like isoform X2 — its product is MSNYQIASSNVLQSPLELDDDQILENVYKTHFHCVEKCDVQCLHSVASNVIHHSIAITDCLINKGSQQSDQFHEGSSFGCVQQLTAKLKRIACQMLCTGRGDKYAHHTTMLILEQLKAYSWDAKALIVQAAFALEFGKLSHIPQSQSQSQSQGEVVDQLLEVEKSLAELNGLPSLRQKSEELVILNGLVKKVMQMIGCIREWKELISKEYEIKEVPILSQTLHQIPVIVYWTIFTFVTCTAQINYFTTTHHTKDNRYELPKHFDHRLDGILKSFQENLEDCKKQIEAIEDYTKRKNIIYGGNKDIVRVLRALIISTHQYSDSRQIVYCGLNGQPVKIEDLKKKHVLLFISGLENIQDEIKLLKGIYEKLKEEPREVEGYRKEDFKILWIPIVDEWNERNKKDLEKMLEDTKIGWYVVKDFNFKTGMRLIREVFKYKDKSIIPLLSPQGQVENDDTKLLLSVWGIDGFPFKASDYTRLTQQWNWFWNEITKLNPRMKDFIEDDYYIFIFGGTSSKWIEEFETALNTLKRQIETTVPIELYRLGRDDSRVVPRFWIAIDSLLANRKHTKGGGGEGVMDFSTREMKRLLFLKQDPKGWVILSKGSNVKLLGQGEVMYRTVKEFEKWPRKLDDQEVSFDVAFKEYYERIKLKDGPPKCEHSEITYPSDILARIPCPNVDCGRSMEVTSVNYKCCHGLEQPNVAPRSNLC
- the LOC107482476 gene encoding protein SIEVE ELEMENT OCCLUSION B-like isoform X1, with product MSNYQIASSNVLQSPLELDDDQILENVYKTHFHCVEKCDVQCLHSVASNVIHHSIAITDCLINKGSQQSDQFHEGSSFGCVQQLTAKLKRIACQMLCTGRGDKYAHHTTMLILEQLKAYSWDAKALIVQAAFALEFGKLSHIPQSQSQSQSQGEVVDQLLEVEKSLAELNGLPSLRQKSEELVILNGLVKKVMQMIGCIREWKELISKEYEIKEVPILSQTLHQIPVIVYWTIFTFVTCTAQINYFTTTHHTNRDNRYELPKHFDHRLDGILKSFQENLEDCKKQIEAIEDYTKRKNIIYGGNKDIVRVLRALIISTHQYSDSRQIVYCGLNGQPVKIEDLKKKHVLLFISGLENIQDEIKLLKGIYEKLKEEPREVEGYRKEDFKILWIPIVDEWNERNKKDLEKMLEDTKIGWYVVKDFNFKTGMRLIREVFKYKDKSIIPLLSPQGQVENDDTKLLLSVWGIDGFPFKASDYTRLTQQWNWFWNEITKLNPRMKDFIEDDYYIFIFGGTSSKWIEEFETALNTLKRQIETTVPIELYRLGRDDSRVVPRFWIAIDSLLANRKHTKGGGGEGVMDFSTREMKRLLFLKQDPKGWVILSKGSNVKLLGQGEVMYRTVKEFEKWPRKLDDQEVSFDVAFKEYYERIKLKDGPPKCEHSEITYPSDILARIPCPNVDCGRSMEVTSVNYKCCHGLEQPNVAPRSNLC